The Corvus moneduloides isolate bCorMon1 chromosome 5, bCorMon1.pri, whole genome shotgun sequence genome includes a region encoding these proteins:
- the S100P gene encoding protein S100-P, giving the protein MSQLETAMGMTIAVFDQYARTDGNRQTLSKAELKTLLEKELPNFLASGKDKDAIDNVFKNLDENGDSQVDFKEFVIFVAALTCCCHKYFEQNAAK; this is encoded by the exons ATGTCTCAGCTGGAAACTGCAATGGGAATGACCATTGCTGTCTTTGACCAGTATGCAAGGACTGACGGCAACAGGCAAACCctcagcaaagcagagctgaagaccctcctggaaaaggagctgcCAAATTTCCTTGCG tctGGGAAGGACAAGGATGCTATTGATAATGTCTTCAAGAACCTGGATGAAAATGGAGATTCCCAAGTGGACTTCAAAGAATTTGTCATCTTTGTGGCAGCTCTGACTTGCTGCTGTCACAAATATTTTGAGCAGAATGCAGCCAAGTAG
- the LOC116444087 gene encoding uncharacterized protein LOC116444087 encodes MCISVLAAGPNNLRVIQTPTNINLSIGDYAEIACILEKAIVRYRASWYFVNKVNITKSISSKRYSSNIIHENKDVLVIKSANVNDTGFYYCEIIIEIPFFKKLHGNGTTVIVKEKEAHSQEKRYLVTWAILPFVVAVGSLYLCYKKRQRSTLSGAAQLPVLTGRQEQEQTLQVEELHRRNESTREAAEENTSCNSAEWAVSTLYESLEFFCNESRGKDDKSTATIVSNGEDEQIPQTRAAEKPRMRQGSAIYFDTQN; translated from the exons ATGTGTATTTCTGTACTAGCTGCAGGTCCTAATAATTTAAGAGTCATCCAAACACCAACAAATATAAATCTATCAATTGGAGACTATGCTGAAATCGCCTGTATTTTGGAAAAAGCTATTGTGAGGTATAGAGCAAGCTGGTATTTTGTTAATAAAGTGAACATCACTAAAAGTATATCATCAAAACGCTATTCGTCCAACATCATCCATGAAAACAAGGATGTGCTAGTCATCAAATCTGCCAATGTAAATGACACTGGATTTTACTACTGTGAGATAATTATTGAAATACCTTTCTTTAAGAAACTACATGGAAATGGAACAACAGTGATTGTTAAAGAGAAAG AAGCTCACTCACAGGAAAAGAGATACTTGGTAACTTGGGCCATCCTTCCTTTCGTAGTGGCAGTGGGAAGCTTGTATCTTTGCTACAAAAAGAGACAGCGCTCCACGCTATCTG GTGCTGCACAGCTTCCTGTGCTGACAGGAAGGCAAGAGCAGGAGCAAACGCTCCAGGTGGAAGAGCTTCACAGGAGAAATGAATCCAccagggaagcagctgaggaaaacaCATCATGTAATTCTGCCGAATGG gcTGTGTCTACACTTTATGAATCACTTGAGTTTTTTTGCAATGAATCAAGAGGAAAAGATGACAAATCCACTGCGACTATTGTATCCAATGGAGAAGATGAGCAAATCCCACAAACTAGGGCAGCTGAAAAGCCTAGAATGAGACAAGGATCTGCCATCTACTTTGACACTCAGaactaa